GTGAACGGCCATGTACAAGATCTTGATTGCCGACGATCACCCGCTGTTTCGCGAGGCGATCCACAACGTCATCAGCGACGGCTTCCCCGGCAGCGAGGTGATGGAAACCGCCGACCTGGACAGCGCGCTTGCCCTGACCCAGGAACACGATGACCTCGATTTGATCCTGCTGGACCTGAACATGCCCGGCATGCACGGCCTCAACGGTTTGATCAACCTGCGCAACGAGGCACCGACCATCCCGGTGGTGATCGTCTCGGCCGAGCAGGACAAGCAGATCGTGCTGCAAGCCATCACCTATGGCGCGGTGGGCTTTATCACCAAGTCCTCGCCCCGCCTGCAAATGACCGAGGCGATCCAGCAGATTCTCAACGGCAATGTGTACTTGCCGCCCGACATCATCCGCACCCAGAAAACCGGCACCCACAGGCGCCTCAACGAAAACCCGGGCTTCGCCCCCGAGCTATTGCAGGCCCTCACGCGCAAGCAGTTGCTGGTGCTCGAACGCATGACCAAGGGCGAGTCGAACAAACAGATCGCGTACACCCTGGAAATTGCCGAAACCACGGTAAAGGCCCATGTATCGGCGATCTTGCGCAAGCTGAATGTGCATAACCGCGTGCAGGCGATATTGAGTGCCGGAGATATCGATTTCGGCTCCTACCTGCGCCGCTGAGCCCACAGCAACCACACAGCCCCCTCCCACACTGGTTTTGTGTTTGTCAGGGACGGCCGAGCAGGTGGCTCATGGCGGTTTTGAGCTTCATCGGCCGCACCGGCTTGTGCATCAAGGTGTGCCCCAACTCGCGGATCTGCTGTTTGAGCTCGTTGCTGTAGTTGGCGGTGATCATCATCGCCGGGATCGCGCTGGCGCGCCGGGCGTTGATGCGGGCCACGGCGTCGACGCCGTTCTGGTCGTCATCGAGGTGGTAATCGGCAATCAGCAAATCCGCCTCGGCATGGTAGTTGTCCACCTGTCGCGCCAGGTCTTCTTCGGATAACGCCGTCACGACCTGGCAGCCCCAACCTTCGAGCAAGGTGCGCATGCCTGCGCAGATCGCCGCGTCGTTATCCAGCACCCACACCCGGGCGCCCTGCAAGCGCTCCAGCAACGCCTCGCTCATGCACGGCAGGGGCAATGACTTGGGCGCGGTGGCGCTCAACGGCACCTCCACTGCAAACATCGAGCCCTTGCCCGGCCAGGATTTGACTGTGATGCGGTGCCCCAGAATGCCGGCAATTTTTTCCACAATCGCCAGCCCCAGGCCCAAGCCGCGATCCTGGTCCGGGCGCTGCACATCGCCGCGCTTGAACTCCTGGAAAATCTCCTCCAGCCGCTCCTCGGCAATGCCCATGCCGCTGTCCCACACCTGGATCGACAAGCGCTGATGCTGGCGCCGACACCCCAGCACAATGCGCCCTTGATAGGTGTAGCGAATCGCGTTGCTCAGCAGGTTGCGCAGGATCCGCGCCAATAGCTGGATGTCGCTGCGCACCAGCGCGGAACAGCCGATGAAGTGCAGCTCCAGCCCTTCGCTGCGGGCCAATTCGGTGTACTCGACGGCCAGGTTATCGAGCAATTCGCTCAAGGCGAACGGCGCGATATCGGCCTTGATCACCCCGGCGTCCAGCTTGGAAATATCCACCAGGGTGCCCAGCAGGTTTTCCACGTCTTCCAGGGAATTGCTCACGTTGCGCACCAGTTTTTCACTCGGGCGCTCCAACAAGGCGCTGGTGAACAGCCGTGCGGCGTTGAGCGGTTGCAGCAGGTCGTGGCTGACGGCCGCGAGGAACTTGGTTTTTGACAGGTTGGCCTGTTCAGCCTCCAGCTTGGCCTCGCGCAGGCGGCTTTCCATGCGCCGGCGCTCGTCGATTTCCTTGAGCAATTGGTCATTGAGCGCCGTGAGTTCCGAGGTGCGCTGGGCGACGCGCTGTTCCAGGTGCTGATAGGCCTGATGCAGCGCTTCAGCGGTGCGGCGGCGTTCGGTGATGTCGCGGATCAACACAAAGATCCCCACCACTTCGCCACTGGCCAGCATGTTCGGCACGTAGGAGCGCAGCATGTAGCGTTCCTGGTTATTGATATTGGTCTCGGCGAATTCGAAGGTCACGCTCTCCCCGGCCAGGGCGCGGGCGACGTAGGCGTCCAGGCGCTGGCAGTGCTGTTCGCTGTGCACTTCGCGCAGGCTCTGGCCGAGCATCATGCCGCGCGGCCAGCAGTACCATTCTTCGTAGACTTTATTGGTGAACTCATAGACCAGGTCGGCATTCAGGTAGCCGATCAGCGCCGGTACGTTATCGGTGATCAGGCGAATCCAGCGCTCGCTTTCCTGGGCTTTCTGCGCCGCCACTTGTTCGCCGCGCAGGGTTTCGGCGCGCAGCCGGGCGTTGATCAGCAGGTGGTTGCTGGCCTTGAGTTCGGCCATCGCCTGGTTCAGCGCATCGGTACGTTCGCGCACTTGCTCGGCCAGCACCACCGAATGCTGGAAGGTGGTGTACGGGTTATTGCCCTGGCTCATGCCGGACTCGATGCGTTCGATCAGCGCGGCGTTGATCCGGGCCAGCTTGTGGTTGTCCTGTTGCAGCTGGGCAACCTGGGCGAGCAGTTCAGCGCCGGCCTCTGGCAATGGCGACCCCGGTGAAGGTCTGGTTGATATGCATGCCATTGAACTGTTCTCCGTAGGTGTTGAAGCCCATCACCCGTTTGGCTTGCAGGAAACTGCCGATCTGTTCCAGGTTGCCGGCGTCTTCCAATTCCAGGCGGCGCAGGAAGCAGTCGCAGCCGATGGTCAGCAAGAGTTCGCCGAGGCGCGACTGCAGGCCGTCGAACAGGCTGTCCAGGTTGGGCAGGATCGGGCCGGGCTTCATCACGGTCAGCACGATGCCGTTTTCCACGGCGCAGTAGAAACTCAAGCTGAGGTCTTCATGCACCTGTTGGATGGCGCGCACGTAGTACTGGTCATGGATGCGCACCGCCAGCGGGTGAGCGGCAAAGACCCGATGGTCGAGGTCGGCCACCGCCACGCCGATATGCCGCGCGTATTCTTCGGCGGCGGGTTCGGCGTTGAGCTCGTAGACCCGGCGCGAGGGGCTGTCGGCACCGGTCACCACCAGTTTTTCGGCACGCGGCAGGATGTGGTGGGTGGTGAACACTTCGAAATCCAGCCAGGTATTGACCAGCACCACCACCGCCGCGCCGCTGTGAAAGGCGCCGTTGAAGTAGACGTGGGTGTGGGTGAGGAAGTTGTCGTCGCCGGCCGAGCCGCCAAAGTGCGGGATATCGCCAAGGGCGGCGCTGAGGGCGGCGAGCACCATCTCTTCGCGGCTGGACAGGCCATCGAGCAGGGTCAGGGCAAACGTGTTGCCTTTGATGGGGGCCAGGGTATTGCTGCGGCAGCCGCCGACCAGCCGTTCGACCATGTGCTGGGCGTCGATCAGGCTGAAGTGTTCCACCTGGTCGATCAACTCGGTGGCGATGGAGAAATGCGCGTGGTTGAAGCCCACCGCCGTGACGCAATTGCGCCCGTAGCCCTGGGGCGTGATCTCGCCGGCGCTGGTGCAACCCACCACGCGCACATTGCCGAAACACTGTTGCAAGGCCTGGCCCAACGCCTGCAAATCGTAGGAAGCCGAACAGAAAAACAGCACAAACCCCAGGTAGGGGTGCAGCAGTTGGCGGGCCAACTCCTCAGCCGCCTGCCCCGCGTCGGTGGCCTGGGACATGGCGCTGACTACGCCTTCACTGTTATGCATCGTTGGTTCCCCCTCTGAGGCATGAGTGTACAAAGGGCTGGGGGGCGGGACCTATGCTACTTGTGTACTGGGTAGGGGGATGCGATGGGATGACTCTCTCAAGACTGATGGAGATCAAAATGTGGGAGGGGCAAGTCGAATCGTCGCACCGCCCCTCCCACAGTTAACCGCATTACCAAGTCAAGACAGCACCAACGGCGAAGGTATCGGTGTCTTCATTCTGGGCGCTGGTGTCATGCCCCTTGATCTGGAACTGGTTGTACTCGGCCACCAGCTTCAGGTTGTCGTTCACGTCATGAAACAGCGCAACCCCGCGCGTCTCATAATCCGCGCCACTGCCCACCACGCCGTTGCCGTCATCCTTTGTTTTACCGTAGGACAGCGCCAGGCGGTTCTTGCCCAGTTTGTACGAGCCCTGCACCAGGTAGCCGTTGCTGTCCACATTACGCAGGGTGGCTTCCCCGGCATTGTTGGTGAAGAACGGGTTGATGCCCTTGGCCTGGAAGCCGGAACCGGTCAGCGACAAGCCGCCCATTTTGGCTTGCACGCCATAACCCAGGCCCTTGGAGGTGACCGAGGCCACGGAGGAGTCGGTGTTATCGGAGGTCTGGTAGCTGCCGTTGAGCCAACTGTAGATCTTCGCCCCGCCCAGGTCGAACTGGTAGGTGACCTCGCTTTCGGTGCGCGGGTTCTCCTGGTAGGCCTTGCCCACGGCGCTGCTGTCGTTGGTGTCGACCGGGTCCATGATGCCGACGGCCACGCGCAGGCCGTCCATCACCGGAGTGCGATAGGTGATCTGCGAGGTGGGGAACGGGTACGGGTAACCGCTGCCGATATTGCCGAACGACACTCCGCCGCCGTCCACCAGGCCGAGGCTGTCGCTGACCTGGCCGTAACCGGCGAGCAGTTCATCGAGCAGGATGTTGGAGCGGGCGAACAGGCCGAAGTCCTTGCCGATCAGCACTTCGCCCCACTCGGGGTTGGCCACGGTGCCGTAGAACTGGCGCACGTCGATGGCGGTGTCGGTGCCGTTGGTTTCGCTGTCGTTGATGGTGACCCAGAACGAGGCGCGGGCGCCGAGCTTGAGGTCGTCGACCTGCTTGCTCATGTTGAAGCCCAGGTAGTTGGGCAGAAAGCCCATCTTCACGCGGGATTGACGGCGGTCGTACTGGTCGCCGGCGCGGTCCACATCGCTGTTGACGTAGAAAGCGTTGATGTAGCCGTCGGTGGAAAAGGTGGTTTCGTCCTTGTCGTACAGCATGATTTCGGCGCCAGCCCACGGGCTGAGGCTCAGGCCGACGATAAACGCAGGTAACAGACGCAGGGGGACATTTTTATTGTTATGCATAACGCGCTCCGCAACGGGGACTTGATGTCGGAGGCGATTATCGAAAGGCGCCAGGCCACGGACTACGCTGCCTTGGCCGTGGTTTGAAGGTGCTTTGGGCGGGCAGCGGGTGCCCGGCAATTCTGGCGTAAGACGGGCCCGCTCGCAGGCCCGGCACTTAATGCGTAAGACCGGCCTTGGCCAACATGCCCACGGCAACCAGTACACAGAGGCCGGCAAACCCCACCTGCAAGGCACGCGCGGGGATCACCGAACACAGGCGTCGGCCGACCAGCATGCCGACGATGCTGGCGCCGATGAACATCCACCCGACCGGTTCGATGCGCACGCCGGCATGCAACGCCCCCGCCACGCCGATCAGCGAAATCAGGCTGATGACCATCAGCGACGTGGCAACGATGCCGCGCATCTGTACATCGGTGAGCTGCTTGAACGCTGGCACGATCAGAAAACCGCCGCCCACGCCAAGCAAACCGGACACCGCGCCGGTCACGGCGCCGAGCGCAGCCAGGGTGGCGCTGCATTTGGCGGTCCAGGCCAGGCGCCCGGTCTGCTGGTTGAGCATGCAGTTCTTCTGGCCCCAGGACGCGGCGCCATGGTCGCTCGGCCCGGCGTCGACTTTTTCCCGCTGCAACATGCGCCAGGCCACCAGCACCATCAGCGCACTGAACAGGCCCATCAGCAACGGCTCCGGCAGTTGATGGGCGACAAACACTCCCAACGGCGAAAACAGTGCGCCGAGCAAGGCGATCAGCAGCGCGGCGCGGTAACGCACCAGGCCGTGGCGCAAGCCATCAATCGCACCGACGGCCGCCGCCGCGCCCACCGCCAGCAACGACACCGGCGCGGCCTGGGTCATGCTCAAGCCCAGGCCCAGCACCAACGCCGGCACGCCGAGGATGCCGCCACCCGCGCCGGTAAGGCCCATGACCAGGCCCATCAACAACCCCAACACACTGGCCAGCAGCATTCAGTCCACCTTGCTCAAGCGGGTCAGCCACTCGCGCCCCTTGAGCATGCCGTTCCAGTAGAACCACGGCAGCAGCGTGGCCTTGAGGAACCACATCGAACGCCGCGCCTTGGTAGCGTCGAGGGGGAACGTCGGCAGCAGTTTGCCGCCGTAGCCGAACTCGGCCAGTACCACCTTGCCCTTCTCTACCGTCAGCGGGCAGGAACCGTAGCCGTCGTACTTGAGCGGCAGCGGCGCCTGCTTGCGCAGGGCCAGCAGGTTTTCGGCAACCACTACGATCTGTTTGCGCACGGCGGCGGCGGTCTTGGCATTGGTGGTGCCGCACACATCGCCCAGGCCGAAAATGTGCGGGTAGCGCAGGTGTTGCAAGCTGTGGGGGTTCACTTCGCACCAGCCGGCAGCATCGGCCAGTGGGCTGTGGCGGATAAAGTCCGGGGAGACCTGCGGGGGAACAACGTGCAACAGGTCGAAGGATTTTTCCTCGACGGTGACATTGCCCTCGGCGTCCTTCACTTCAAACCAGGCCTTGCGTGCCGGGCCGTCGACCTTTACCAGGTTGGCATTGAAGGCCAGGCGCGCGTTGTATTTTGCTACGTAGTTCATCAGCGGCGGCACAAAGGTCGCCACGCCGAACAACGCCGCGCCAGCCAGGTTGAATTCCACGTCGATGTGCTTGAGGTTGCCCTGCTTGAGCCAATGGTCGCAAGACAGGTACATGGCCTTTTGCGGCGCACCGGCGCATTTGATCGGCATCGCCGGCTGGGTAAAGATCGCCTTGCCGCCCTTGAGCTGCCGCACCAATTGCCAGGTGTAGGCCGCGTGTTCGTAGCGGTAGTTGGAGGTGACGCCGTGCTGGCCCAGGGTGTTTTCCAGGCCTTCGATTTTTTCCCAGGCCAGGCGCAGGCCGGGGCAGACGATCAGGTTGTTCCAGGTGACGCGCTGGCCGCTGTCGAGTACCAGGGTGTGTTCGTCCGGCAGCAGCTCAGTGACGGCCGCCTGCACCCAGGTGACACCGTTGGGCAGCACGTCCGCCAGAGGGCGACGGGTCTTTTTAATGTCGTAGGCGCCACCGCCGACCAGGGTCCAGGCCGGTTGGTAACAGTGGTGATCGCTGGGTTCGACAAGGGTGATATTCAGGTGCGGGTCGCGCTTGAGCAGGCTGGCCAGCAGGCCGATGCCTGCCGAACCGCCGCCGATGACGACGATATCGCCACTGATGGTTGGGCCCCAGTGTTGGTCGGTCATGGTCTATTGCCTTTTATCGTCAATGCACACAAGGGTCGCTGCCGTATGGCGTCACGCCCAACTTTTTATCACCGCGCCGCAGTACAGGCCGGACAGGGTCTTCATCACTTGAATCACTTCGTGGCTGGCCAACCCGTAGAAGATGTATTTGCCTTCCCGACGGGTGGCGACCAACCCTTCATCACGCAAGATGCCCAACTGCTGTGACAGCGTGGGCTGGCGCACGCCGGTCATGGTTTCCAACTCACCGACGTTGCGCTCGCCCTGGGTGAGTTGGCACAGGATCAACAAGCGATCCTCATTGGCCAGGGCCTTGAGCAAGGCACAGGCCTTGGACGCCGATGCGCGCAACTGGGCAACTTCGCCTTCACTCAGAGTAGATTCCATTTGCCTCGGGTCCTTTGCGTCACTTAAGCTCG
This region of Pseudomonas asgharzadehiana genomic DNA includes:
- a CDS encoding response regulator transcription factor: MYKILIADDHPLFREAIHNVISDGFPGSEVMETADLDSALALTQEHDDLDLILLDLNMPGMHGLNGLINLRNEAPTIPVVIVSAEQDKQIVLQAITYGAVGFITKSSPRLQMTEAIQQILNGNVYLPPDIIRTQKTGTHRRLNENPGFAPELLQALTRKQLLVLERMTKGESNKQIAYTLEIAETTVKAHVSAILRKLNVHNRVQAILSAGDIDFGSYLRR
- a CDS encoding PAS domain-containing hybrid sensor histidine kinase/response regulator: MACISTRPSPGSPLPEAGAELLAQVAQLQQDNHKLARINAALIERIESGMSQGNNPYTTFQHSVVLAEQVRERTDALNQAMAELKASNHLLINARLRAETLRGEQVAAQKAQESERWIRLITDNVPALIGYLNADLVYEFTNKVYEEWYCWPRGMMLGQSLREVHSEQHCQRLDAYVARALAGESVTFEFAETNINNQERYMLRSYVPNMLASGEVVGIFVLIRDITERRRTAEALHQAYQHLEQRVAQRTSELTALNDQLLKEIDERRRMESRLREAKLEAEQANLSKTKFLAAVSHDLLQPLNAARLFTSALLERPSEKLVRNVSNSLEDVENLLGTLVDISKLDAGVIKADIAPFALSELLDNLAVEYTELARSEGLELHFIGCSALVRSDIQLLARILRNLLSNAIRYTYQGRIVLGCRRQHQRLSIQVWDSGMGIAEERLEEIFQEFKRGDVQRPDQDRGLGLGLAIVEKIAGILGHRITVKSWPGKGSMFAVEVPLSATAPKSLPLPCMSEALLERLQGARVWVLDNDAAICAGMRTLLEGWGCQVVTALSEEDLARQVDNYHAEADLLIADYHLDDDQNGVDAVARINARRASAIPAMMITANYSNELKQQIRELGHTLMHKPVRPMKLKTAMSHLLGRP
- the nosP gene encoding nitric oxide-sensing protein NosP translates to MHNSEGVVSAMSQATDAGQAAEELARQLLHPYLGFVLFFCSASYDLQALGQALQQCFGNVRVVGCTSAGEITPQGYGRNCVTAVGFNHAHFSIATELIDQVEHFSLIDAQHMVERLVGGCRSNTLAPIKGNTFALTLLDGLSSREEMVLAALSAALGDIPHFGGSAGDDNFLTHTHVYFNGAFHSGAAVVVLVNTWLDFEVFTTHHILPRAEKLVVTGADSPSRRVYELNAEPAAEEYARHIGVAVADLDHRVFAAHPLAVRIHDQYYVRAIQQVHEDLSLSFYCAVENGIVLTVMKPGPILPNLDSLFDGLQSRLGELLLTIGCDCFLRRLELEDAGNLEQIGSFLQAKRVMGFNTYGEQFNGMHINQTFTGVAIARGRR
- a CDS encoding porin; translation: MHNNKNVPLRLLPAFIVGLSLSPWAGAEIMLYDKDETTFSTDGYINAFYVNSDVDRAGDQYDRRQSRVKMGFLPNYLGFNMSKQVDDLKLGARASFWVTINDSETNGTDTAIDVRQFYGTVANPEWGEVLIGKDFGLFARSNILLDELLAGYGQVSDSLGLVDGGGVSFGNIGSGYPYPFPTSQITYRTPVMDGLRVAVGIMDPVDTNDSSAVGKAYQENPRTESEVTYQFDLGGAKIYSWLNGSYQTSDNTDSSVASVTSKGLGYGVQAKMGGLSLTGSGFQAKGINPFFTNNAGEATLRNVDSNGYLVQGSYKLGKNRLALSYGKTKDDGNGVVGSGADYETRGVALFHDVNDNLKLVAEYNQFQIKGHDTSAQNEDTDTFAVGAVLTW
- a CDS encoding sulfite exporter TauE/SafE family protein produces the protein MLLASVLGLLMGLVMGLTGAGGGILGVPALVLGLGLSMTQAAPVSLLAVGAAAAVGAIDGLRHGLVRYRAALLIALLGALFSPLGVFVAHQLPEPLLMGLFSALMVLVAWRMLQREKVDAGPSDHGAASWGQKNCMLNQQTGRLAWTAKCSATLAALGAVTGAVSGLLGVGGGFLIVPAFKQLTDVQMRGIVATSLMVISLISLIGVAGALHAGVRIEPVGWMFIGASIVGMLVGRRLCSVIPARALQVGFAGLCVLVAVGMLAKAGLTH
- a CDS encoding NAD(P)/FAD-dependent oxidoreductase; translation: MTDQHWGPTISGDIVVIGGGSAGIGLLASLLKRDPHLNITLVEPSDHHCYQPAWTLVGGGAYDIKKTRRPLADVLPNGVTWVQAAVTELLPDEHTLVLDSGQRVTWNNLIVCPGLRLAWEKIEGLENTLGQHGVTSNYRYEHAAYTWQLVRQLKGGKAIFTQPAMPIKCAGAPQKAMYLSCDHWLKQGNLKHIDVEFNLAGAALFGVATFVPPLMNYVAKYNARLAFNANLVKVDGPARKAWFEVKDAEGNVTVEEKSFDLLHVVPPQVSPDFIRHSPLADAAGWCEVNPHSLQHLRYPHIFGLGDVCGTTNAKTAAAVRKQIVVVAENLLALRKQAPLPLKYDGYGSCPLTVEKGKVVLAEFGYGGKLLPTFPLDATKARRSMWFLKATLLPWFYWNGMLKGREWLTRLSKVD
- a CDS encoding ArsR/SmtB family transcription factor, translated to MESTLSEGEVAQLRASASKACALLKALANEDRLLILCQLTQGERNVGELETMTGVRQPTLSQQLGILRDEGLVATRREGKYIFYGLASHEVIQVMKTLSGLYCGAVIKSWA